In Actinobacillus indolicus, a single genomic region encodes these proteins:
- the recX gene encoding recombination regulator RecX gives MTHKYSANSYLLYLLSKREYSEAEIRHKLQLKEYNAQEIEQAIEQAKANKWQSDERFAISYVRYRSQQGYGPRRLKQELQLKGVKEWVISQAIDEAEVDFFELAERLFEKKRPSHWDIKAKQKMWRYMVSHGFYNDHFRHLLDLNYGDYDE, from the coding sequence ATGACACATAAATATTCTGCAAATAGCTATTTGCTTTATCTACTTTCTAAACGAGAATATAGCGAAGCTGAAATTCGCCACAAATTACAACTTAAAGAATATAATGCACAAGAAATTGAGCAAGCCATTGAACAGGCAAAAGCGAATAAATGGCAAAGTGATGAACGCTTTGCGATAAGTTACGTCCGCTATCGTTCACAACAAGGCTATGGACCACGCCGTCTAAAACAAGAGTTACAGCTCAAAGGGGTAAAAGAGTGGGTGATTAGCCAAGCCATTGATGAAGCGGAAGTTGATTTTTTTGAACTTGCCGAACGTCTTTTTGAGAAAAAAAGACCATCACATTGGGATATAAAAGCGAAGCAAAAAATGTGGCGATATATGGTTAGCCACGGTTTTTATAACGATCATTTTAGGCATTTATTGGATCTGAATTATGGTGACTATGATGAATAA
- a CDS encoding DNA topoisomerase family protein — translation MSLFKSTKQTELCPQCHSPLQLKRGKQGLFLGCSSYPQCDYLKPIHQASHIIKTLDEQCPECQSPLQLKQGHFGMFIGCSQYPDCHFTVHEETEIEEEFDCPECQKHKLVARTGRSGKTFYGCSGFPECKFTLPTKPVKQQCPQCLGELATIKKVRGKTYFLCANRKCQHLFSESE, via the coding sequence ATGAGCCTTTTTAAGTCCACGAAACAGACAGAATTATGTCCGCAATGCCATTCCCCATTACAACTAAAACGGGGGAAGCAGGGGCTTTTTTTAGGGTGTAGTAGCTATCCGCAATGCGATTATCTCAAACCTATCCATCAAGCAAGCCATATCATCAAAACCCTTGATGAACAATGCCCAGAATGTCAATCGCCATTGCAATTAAAACAAGGGCATTTTGGTATGTTTATCGGTTGTAGCCAGTATCCTGACTGCCATTTTACGGTACACGAAGAAACTGAAATCGAAGAAGAATTTGACTGCCCAGAATGTCAAAAACATAAATTAGTGGCACGCACAGGGCGTTCAGGTAAAACATTTTATGGCTGTTCAGGTTTTCCTGAGTGTAAATTTACCTTACCCACTAAGCCTGTAAAACAACAATGCCCACAATGTTTGGGTGAACTCGCCACCATAAAAAAAGTGCGTGGGAAAACCTATTTTCTCTGTGCAAACAGAAAATGTCAGCATCTATTTAGTGAAAGCGAATAA
- a CDS encoding glycosyltransferase family 32 protein, producing the protein MNIFQIFISDEGEKDVVFSPYLEMAINSVKSSIPHTSHHIYSHQELREWIQHEYGNEILQAFDKLIPYAFKADLARYLLLYKFGGWYFDISVRVLNGVNVGNDIDFITFFDMPLYSKVSYACNNAIIYSKAKSIILEDTINEVLKNIANENYGKSVLAPTGPICLGKFVAKHTEKLNIHTGLFTELTPSYPNKNRGFVLDNGILFALHKPGNIGGDLTQLGAKGTNNYGELYRVRNIYNKNIHLPNDLILNYNI; encoded by the coding sequence ATGAATATTTTTCAAATTTTTATTTCTGATGAAGGTGAAAAAGACGTCGTATTTTCTCCCTATTTGGAAATGGCAATAAACTCTGTCAAATCAAGTATCCCACATACATCACACCATATTTATTCTCATCAAGAATTAAGAGAATGGATTCAGCATGAATATGGCAATGAAATTCTACAAGCCTTTGATAAACTTATTCCTTACGCCTTTAAAGCGGATCTTGCTCGTTATTTATTGCTTTATAAATTTGGAGGCTGGTATTTTGATATCTCCGTTCGAGTACTTAATGGAGTCAATGTTGGAAATGATATTGATTTTATTACATTTTTCGATATGCCTCTTTATTCTAAAGTTTCATACGCTTGCAACAATGCCATTATTTATTCAAAAGCAAAAAGTATTATTCTTGAAGACACCATTAATGAGGTCTTAAAAAATATTGCAAATGAAAATTATGGAAAAAGTGTATTAGCACCAACAGGCCCTATTTGCTTAGGAAAGTTTGTTGCAAAACATACTGAAAAACTCAATATTCATACAGGACTATTCACAGAATTAACTCCTTCATACCCAAATAAAAATAGAGGTTTTGTTTTAGATAATGGTATTTTGTTTGCATTACATAAACCAGGAAATATTGGAGGAGATCTTACTCAACTAGGCGCGAAAGGCACAAATAATTATGGTGAACTCTATAGAGTTAGAAATATTTACAATAAAAATATTCATTTACCCAATGATTTGATACTAAATTATAACATTTAA
- a CDS encoding anthranilate synthase component II, whose translation MLLIIDNHDSFTFNLVDLLRKIGVEMQVVPVEELDLDDVERFSHIMISPGPDVPRAYPQLFAMLERYHQHKSILGVCLGHQTLCEFFGGELYNLNQVRHGQQRPLIQQQANPLFKNLPKQFNIGLYHSWAISQKSLENTPLVATATCDQGVLMAVKHRSLAIYGVQFHPESFITEYGEQMLRNWLNLSD comes from the coding sequence ATGTTGCTTATTATTGATAATCACGACTCTTTTACTTTTAACCTTGTTGATTTATTACGCAAAATCGGGGTTGAAATGCAGGTGGTGCCTGTGGAAGAGTTAGATTTAGACGACGTGGAACGTTTTAGCCATATTATGATTTCACCAGGTCCTGATGTGCCAAGAGCATATCCACAACTATTTGCAATGCTAGAACGTTATCACCAACATAAGTCAATTTTAGGTGTTTGTCTTGGACATCAAACTTTGTGCGAATTTTTTGGCGGTGAACTCTACAATCTTAATCAAGTTCGCCACGGACAGCAACGCCCATTAATTCAGCAACAAGCCAACCCACTGTTTAAAAATTTACCGAAGCAATTCAATATCGGCTTATACCATTCTTGGGCGATTTCGCAAAAATCATTAGAAAATACACCGCTTGTTGCTACTGCGACTTGCGATCAAGGCGTATTAATGGCGGTTAAACATCGCTCTCTTGCAATCTATGGCGTGCAATTTCACCCTGAGTCTTTTATTACGGAATACGGGGAACAGATGTTGAGAAATTGGTTAAATTTGTCAGATTAA
- a CDS encoding cation diffusion facilitator family transporter, translated as MPNKIMNFGYRRAETLVALVNGSTLVIIAIYIIIEAVGRLVNPSPIMSLPMIAVAILGLIMNIVVARIMLSSDQSNLNMKAAYLHVVADTLGSVAAILAGLGMYFFNWLWLDAVASAAVSIIIFRSGFNVCRTEIRLLMQGVPTNVDVAKVEQMLLEPKEIKSITRMQIWGLTEDEIYLSAQLCFAEDVDTETERQILYNLAKRFHEMDIHATLQNDLAVYFEQHGKAEIAHHH; from the coding sequence ATGCCAAATAAAATAATGAATTTTGGTTATCGCCGTGCAGAAACACTGGTTGCCCTTGTAAACGGAAGCACACTTGTGATCATTGCAATCTACATTATCATTGAAGCCGTCGGGCGTTTAGTCAATCCAAGCCCAATTATGTCACTACCGATGATTGCCGTTGCCATACTTGGCTTGATAATGAATATTGTGGTTGCTCGCATTATGTTATCAAGCGACCAAAGCAATCTAAATATGAAAGCGGCATATTTACACGTTGTGGCTGATACATTGGGTTCTGTTGCAGCTATTCTTGCTGGGCTTGGAATGTATTTCTTTAACTGGTTATGGCTAGATGCCGTGGCGAGTGCGGCGGTGAGTATTATTATCTTCCGTAGTGGCTTTAATGTCTGTCGTACAGAGATCCGTTTGTTAATGCAGGGTGTGCCAACGAATGTAGATGTGGCAAAAGTAGAGCAAATGTTGCTCGAGCCGAAAGAGATTAAATCGATCACCCGTATGCAGATTTGGGGCTTAACCGAAGATGAAATCTACCTTTCTGCTCAACTCTGCTTCGCCGAAGATGTGGATACAGAAACAGAAAGACAAATTTTGTATAACCTTGCGAAACGTTTTCACGAAATGGATATTCACGCCACATTGCAAAATGATTTAGCCGTCTATTTTGAACAGCACGGAAAAGCGGAGATTGCTCATCATCACTAG
- a CDS encoding Sua5/YciO/YrdC/YwlC family protein has product MYSFNQLIEKLKQNQVIAYPTEAVFGLGCNPQSEQAVRSLLQLKNRPEDKGLILIAHHKELLLPYIDDTHLTEVEWQRFETLGDQAITWIMPAKATVPRYLKGQFETIAVRLCQVPAVIELCTATGFALTSTSANLTTLPPCRTADEVRQQFGSEFPVLDQATGGKSNPSEIRDIFSQYIFRQG; this is encoded by the coding sequence ATGTATTCTTTTAATCAACTTATTGAAAAACTTAAACAAAATCAAGTAATTGCCTATCCTACTGAAGCCGTTTTCGGATTAGGTTGCAATCCGCAAAGTGAACAAGCGGTGAGATCCCTACTTCAATTAAAAAATCGTCCAGAAGACAAGGGGCTGATTTTAATTGCTCACCACAAAGAACTGCTTCTGCCCTACATTGATGATACACATTTGACAGAAGTGGAATGGCAACGTTTTGAAACGCTCGGCGATCAGGCGATTACTTGGATAATGCCAGCCAAAGCAACGGTTCCACGTTATCTGAAGGGGCAGTTTGAAACCATTGCCGTGCGATTATGCCAAGTGCCAGCCGTTATTGAACTTTGTACAGCGACAGGTTTTGCACTCACTTCAACTAGTGCAAATTTAACGACATTGCCCCCTTGCCGAACGGCCGACGAGGTTCGACAACAATTTGGATCTGAGTTCCCAGTATTAGATCAAGCCACAGGTGGAAAATCAAATCCGTCTGAAATCCGTGACATTTTTAGCCAATATATTTTTCGACAAGGATAG
- the recA gene encoding recombinase RecA, whose amino-acid sequence MADNKKSSKNTAVTKQADPESKQKALEAALTQIEKQFGKGSIMKLGQTQQLDIEAVSTGSIGLDLALGIGGLPMGRIVEIYGPESSGKTTLTLSLIAQAQKTGKTCAFIDAEHALDPIYARNLGVDTDELLISQPDNGEQALEICDALVRSGAVDVIIVDSVAALTPKAEIEGEMGDSHMGLQARLMSQALRKLTANIKNTNCLVVFINQIRMKIGVMFGNPETTTGGNALKFYASVRLDIRRSGVVKDGDEVIGSETKVKVVKNKVAPPFREVQFDIMYGEGISRMNELLILAEANGLIQKAGAWFSYEGTKIGQGKNNAVTWLKENPEIANKIEQEIRQTLMKNNSSLKSSDAEVVEDDADEFNEEEL is encoded by the coding sequence ATGGCTGATAACAAAAAGTCATCTAAAAATACCGCTGTAACAAAGCAAGCAGATCCAGAAAGCAAACAAAAAGCTCTTGAAGCTGCACTTACTCAAATTGAGAAACAATTTGGTAAAGGCTCAATTATGAAATTAGGACAGACTCAGCAATTAGATATCGAAGCCGTTTCAACGGGTTCGATTGGTCTAGACCTTGCATTAGGTATTGGCGGTTTGCCAATGGGGCGTATTGTTGAAATTTATGGTCCTGAGTCTTCAGGTAAAACGACCTTGACGCTTTCTTTAATCGCTCAAGCACAAAAAACGGGTAAAACCTGTGCCTTTATTGATGCAGAGCACGCCTTAGATCCTATCTATGCAAGAAACTTAGGCGTAGATACTGATGAATTATTAATTTCTCAGCCTGACAACGGTGAACAAGCATTAGAAATTTGTGATGCGTTAGTGCGTTCAGGTGCTGTTGATGTCATTATTGTTGACTCCGTTGCTGCATTAACACCAAAAGCAGAAATTGAAGGTGAGATGGGCGATTCGCATATGGGCTTACAAGCGCGTTTAATGTCGCAAGCATTGCGTAAACTCACGGCAAATATCAAAAATACCAACTGTTTAGTGGTCTTTATTAACCAAATCCGTATGAAAATTGGCGTGATGTTTGGTAACCCAGAAACGACAACAGGCGGTAATGCACTGAAATTCTATGCTTCTGTTCGTTTAGATATTCGCCGTAGCGGTGTTGTAAAAGATGGCGATGAAGTTATTGGTAGCGAGACGAAAGTAAAAGTGGTGAAAAATAAAGTTGCACCCCCATTCCGTGAAGTACAATTTGATATCATGTATGGTGAAGGTATTTCACGAATGAATGAATTACTGATTTTAGCTGAAGCAAATGGTTTAATTCAGAAAGCAGGCGCATGGTTCTCTTATGAAGGAACGAAGATTGGTCAAGGTAAAAATAATGCAGTGACATGGTTAAAAGAGAACCCTGAAATTGCGAATAAGATTGAACAAGAGATTCGTCAAACATTAATGAAAAATAATAGCTCACTGAAATCGTCTGATGCAGAAGTTGTGGAAGATGATGCAGATGAGTTTAACGAAGAAGAACTATAA
- a CDS encoding aminodeoxychorismate synthase component I: MQQFIQLANQYGKMRLPFFFLIDFEKQKPLIYPLSEIEDKGLYFDFNGQQKFIQPLKINGNFELEIIPPDYPQYKKAFDFVQQQIQIGNSYLLNLTQQTEIKTNYHLAQIFQQGKARYKLLLDEKFVCFSPECFIRIKENKIYSYPMKGTINANEEDAVNKLLNSEKEFTEHNTIVDLIRNDLALVSKYIQVTKYRYVEKVETHRGAIYQTSSEICGELDENWQENIGTMLDKLLPAGSISGAPKVKTVEIIQQAEQQERGYYTGIFGYFDGENVESAVAIRYIEKQGDTYYFRSGGGITALSQLDEEYNEILEKVYVPISTL, from the coding sequence ATGCAACAATTTATTCAACTAGCCAATCAGTATGGAAAAATGCGTTTGCCTTTTTTCTTTTTAATTGATTTTGAAAAACAGAAACCATTAATTTATCCTTTATCTGAAATTGAAGATAAAGGGCTTTATTTTGATTTTAATGGACAACAAAAGTTCATTCAACCATTAAAAATAAATGGAAATTTTGAGTTAGAGATTATTCCACCTGATTATCCACAATATAAAAAAGCCTTTGATTTTGTTCAACAACAAATCCAAATTGGAAATAGTTACCTTTTAAACTTAACTCAGCAAACTGAAATTAAAACAAATTATCATTTAGCACAAATTTTTCAGCAAGGTAAAGCTAGATACAAATTGTTATTAGATGAAAAGTTTGTCTGTTTTTCTCCTGAATGTTTCATTCGTATTAAAGAGAATAAAATCTATTCTTATCCTATGAAAGGAACAATAAATGCAAATGAAGAAGATGCGGTAAATAAATTATTAAATTCAGAAAAAGAGTTTACCGAACATAATACCATTGTTGATTTAATTAGGAATGATTTAGCTTTAGTATCGAAATATATTCAAGTCACGAAATACCGCTATGTTGAAAAAGTGGAAACACATCGTGGGGCGATTTATCAGACGAGTTCCGAAATTTGTGGAGAACTTGATGAAAATTGGCAAGAAAATATTGGCACAATGTTGGATAAACTCTTGCCAGCAGGCTCAATTAGCGGTGCGCCTAAAGTGAAAACCGTTGAAATTATTCAACAAGCAGAACAACAAGAACGTGGTTATTATACGGGGATTTTCGGTTATTTTGATGGTGAAAATGTAGAGAGTGCGGTGGCTATTCGCTATATTGAAAAACAAGGGGATACATATTATTTTCGTAGCGGTGGCGGAATTACTGCATTAAGTCAGCTAGATGAAGAATATAATGAAATTTTAGAGAAAGTTTATGTGCCAATATCCACTCTTTGA
- the yqfB gene encoding N(4)-acetylcytidine aminohydrolase: MNKITFFSRFEADIVSGKKTITIRDKSESYFQAGQELSVFTNETDRLFARIRVLSVTPIQFEQLNETHAKQENMTLAELKQVIKEIYPNDNDFFVIEFELI; the protein is encoded by the coding sequence ATGAATAAAATTACTTTTTTTAGCCGTTTTGAAGCAGATATTGTCAGTGGTAAAAAGACCATTACCATTCGAGATAAGTCAGAAAGCTATTTTCAAGCGGGTCAAGAGTTGAGTGTTTTTACAAATGAAACAGACCGTTTGTTTGCCCGTATTCGTGTGCTGTCTGTTACTCCTATTCAGTTTGAACAGCTTAATGAAACACACGCTAAACAGGAAAATATGACACTTGCCGAACTAAAACAAGTGATCAAAGAGATTTACCCGAACGATAACGACTTTTTTGTGATTGAATTTGAGTTAATATAG
- a CDS encoding aminotransferase class IV family protein, translating to MCQYPLFETVAIIDGKIQNIFYHQQRMNNAFIDYFKHENSFELLDIIKVPEEYQNGLVRCRIDYNTKEYQIQFFHYIPKSIKTFQCVYVENFDYQFKYTDRLELDKLKQTACDEIILVNNGFISDCSIGNLLFLKQGKWYSPNHYLLKGTQLSYLLDEQKISLADIPVEALFDYEQIMVINALNPFDLQRAVPITSGHILR from the coding sequence ATGTGCCAATATCCACTCTTTGAAACGGTAGCGATTATTGATGGTAAAATACAAAATATTTTTTATCATCAACAACGAATGAATAATGCATTTATAGATTATTTTAAGCACGAAAATAGTTTTGAACTGTTAGATATTATTAAAGTGCCTGAAGAATATCAAAATGGATTAGTGCGTTGTCGCATTGATTATAATACAAAAGAATATCAAATTCAGTTTTTTCATTATATACCTAAATCAATAAAAACCTTTCAATGCGTTTATGTGGAAAATTTTGATTATCAATTCAAATATACTGACCGACTTGAATTAGATAAATTAAAACAAACCGCTTGTGATGAAATTATTCTTGTTAATAATGGTTTTATTAGTGATTGTTCTATTGGTAATTTACTTTTTTTAAAACAAGGAAAATGGTATAGCCCAAATCATTATTTATTAAAAGGCACGCAGCTGAGTTATTTATTAGATGAGCAAAAAATTAGCTTAGCTGATATACCTGTGGAAGCACTTTTTGATTATGAGCAGATAATGGTGATTAATGCCTTAAATCCTTTTGATCTTCAAAGGGCAGTACCTATTACAAGCGGTCACATCTTGCGGTAA
- a CDS encoding cation transporter, whose product MSHSHSYMESHAPQNKRILLISLAIITTFMVVEAISGYFFNSLALLADAGHMASDSLSLLLSLFALYIGKKNAK is encoded by the coding sequence ATGTCGCATTCACATTCTTATATGGAGTCGCATGCCCCACAAAATAAGCGTATCCTATTGATTAGCTTAGCTATTATAACGACTTTTATGGTCGTTGAAGCAATCTCTGGCTATTTCTTTAATAGCCTTGCCTTACTTGCTGATGCAGGGCATATGGCAAGCGATAGTTTATCGCTCTTATTATCGCTTTTTGCACTCTATATTGGCAAAAAAAATGCCAAATAA